A single genomic interval of Cupriavidus sp. MP-37 harbors:
- a CDS encoding efflux RND transporter permease subunit: protein MAKFFIDRPVFAWVLALIIVLGGILSILQLPIAQYPNIAPPTISVTATYPGASAKTLEDSVTSVIEQELNGAPNLLYYSSTSESSGLASITIAFAPGSNVDLNSVEVQNRLKRVEARLPAEVRQQGVRVDKAGNNYMMFLTVSSKSGTASAIQLGNYVSAQVIDSIRRVPGVGQADLFGTEYAMRIWLDPAKLTGFNLTPTDVTAAVGEQNIQVAVGELGGTPSPKGTELNATVTTESRLTTPEQFGNILLRTNPDGSSVRIKDVGRVELGGADYSTQARTNGKPSAAIAIKLAPTGNALATATAVRAKMEELAKNFPADYEYSVPYDTSAFVKISIEEVIKTLLEAVVLVFLVMYLFLQNFRATIIPTLVVPIALLGTFGALLAFGFSINVLTMFGMVLAIGILVDDAIVVVENVERIMSEEGLSPREATRKAMGQITGAIVGITLVLTAVFIPMAFFSGSVGNIYRQFSLSLIASMAFSALLALTLTPALCATLLKPVEAGHHHEKKGFFGWFNRTFATASTGYQGVVARILKRTGRYLIIYAVIIAGVVVLFQRLPSSFLPDEDQGYMITVVQLPNGATQDRTIGVLKQIEDYYLQKESKVVDQMITVAGFSFFGRGQNGGIAFVRLKDWKERTGEGETAQDLVGRAFGALSFIKDAIIFPLNPPAISELGNSSGFDFRLQDRTGQGHAKLMEARNMMLGMAAQSPVLMGVRPEGQEDAPQLQIDIDREKAKALGVSVASINSTLSIAFGSNYVNDFIYEGRVRKVIVQAEGADRRLPDDLTKLRVRNSNGDMVAFAAFATSKWVMGSPRLERYNGMPAVKLAGQAAPGRSTGEAMRVMEENFAKLPPGFGFEWSGQSYEERLAGSQEPILYTLSLIIVFLCLAALYESWSIPFSVLLVVPLGVLGALLGVTLRGMPNDVYFKVGLIATIGLSAKNAILIVEFAKDLQAQGKGLIEATLEAVHLRFRPILMTSMAFILGVLPLAIATGAGSGSQRAIGTGVMGGMITATVLAIFLVPVFFVVVRKRFKGSARQRMLDQKWHDPQEEI from the coding sequence ATGGCCAAGTTTTTTATCGACCGGCCGGTGTTCGCGTGGGTGCTCGCGCTGATCATCGTGCTGGGCGGCATATTGTCGATCCTGCAGTTGCCGATCGCGCAATATCCGAACATCGCCCCGCCGACGATCTCGGTCACCGCCACCTATCCGGGTGCGTCGGCCAAGACGCTGGAGGATTCCGTCACTTCGGTGATCGAGCAGGAGCTTAACGGCGCCCCCAACCTGCTCTACTACAGCTCGACCAGCGAGTCGTCCGGCCTGGCCAGCATCACCATCGCCTTTGCGCCGGGCTCGAACGTCGACCTGAACTCGGTCGAGGTGCAGAACCGCCTCAAGCGCGTGGAAGCGCGCCTGCCGGCGGAAGTGCGCCAGCAGGGCGTGCGCGTCGACAAGGCCGGGAACAACTACATGATGTTCCTCACCGTGTCGTCCAAGTCCGGCACGGCCAGCGCGATCCAGCTCGGCAACTACGTCTCGGCGCAGGTGATCGACTCGATCCGCCGCGTGCCCGGCGTGGGCCAGGCCGACCTGTTCGGCACCGAGTACGCCATGCGGATCTGGCTGGACCCGGCCAAGCTGACCGGCTTCAACCTGACCCCGACCGACGTCACCGCCGCGGTGGGCGAGCAGAACATCCAGGTCGCCGTGGGCGAGCTGGGCGGCACGCCGTCGCCCAAGGGCACCGAGCTCAACGCCACCGTCACCACCGAAAGCCGCCTGACCACGCCGGAGCAGTTCGGCAACATCCTGCTGCGCACCAACCCGGACGGGTCGTCGGTGCGCATCAAGGACGTCGGCCGCGTGGAACTGGGCGGGGCCGACTACTCGACCCAGGCCCGCACCAACGGCAAGCCGTCGGCGGCCATCGCCATCAAGCTGGCCCCGACCGGCAACGCGCTCGCCACCGCCACCGCGGTGCGCGCCAAGATGGAAGAGCTGGCCAAGAACTTCCCGGCGGACTACGAGTACTCGGTGCCGTACGACACCTCGGCCTTCGTCAAGATCTCGATCGAGGAAGTGATCAAGACCCTGCTCGAAGCCGTGGTGCTGGTGTTCCTGGTGATGTACCTGTTCCTGCAGAACTTCCGCGCCACCATCATCCCGACGCTGGTGGTGCCTATCGCGCTGCTGGGTACGTTCGGCGCGCTGCTGGCGTTCGGCTTCTCGATCAACGTGCTGACCATGTTCGGCATGGTGCTGGCCATCGGTATCCTGGTGGACGATGCCATCGTGGTGGTCGAGAACGTCGAACGCATCATGAGCGAGGAAGGACTGTCGCCACGCGAAGCCACGCGCAAGGCCATGGGCCAGATCACCGGCGCCATCGTCGGCATCACGCTGGTGCTGACCGCGGTGTTCATCCCGATGGCGTTCTTCTCGGGCTCGGTGGGCAACATCTACCGCCAGTTCTCGCTGTCGCTGATCGCCTCGATGGCGTTCTCGGCGCTGCTGGCGCTGACGCTGACCCCGGCGCTGTGCGCGACGCTGCTCAAGCCGGTCGAGGCTGGCCATCACCACGAGAAGAAGGGCTTCTTCGGCTGGTTCAACCGCACCTTCGCCACGGCGTCGACCGGCTACCAGGGCGTGGTCGCGCGCATCCTCAAGCGCACCGGCCGCTACCTGATCATCTACGCGGTCATCATCGCCGGCGTGGTGGTGCTGTTCCAGCGCCTGCCGTCGTCGTTCCTGCCCGACGAAGACCAGGGCTACATGATCACCGTGGTGCAGCTGCCCAACGGCGCCACCCAGGACCGTACCATCGGCGTGCTCAAGCAGATCGAGGACTACTACCTGCAGAAGGAAAGCAAGGTGGTGGACCAGATGATCACGGTGGCGGGCTTCTCGTTCTTCGGCCGCGGCCAGAACGGCGGTATCGCGTTCGTGCGCCTGAAGGACTGGAAGGAACGCACCGGCGAGGGCGAGACCGCGCAGGACCTGGTCGGCCGTGCCTTCGGCGCGCTGTCGTTCATCAAGGACGCGATCATCTTCCCGCTGAATCCGCCGGCGATTTCCGAACTGGGCAACTCCTCGGGCTTTGACTTCCGCCTGCAGGACCGCACCGGCCAGGGCCACGCCAAGCTGATGGAAGCGCGCAACATGATGCTCGGCATGGCCGCGCAGAGCCCGGTGCTGATGGGCGTGCGCCCGGAAGGCCAGGAAGACGCGCCGCAGCTGCAGATCGACATCGACCGCGAGAAGGCCAAGGCGCTCGGCGTGAGCGTGGCGAGCATCAACTCGACGCTGTCGATCGCGTTCGGCTCCAACTACGTCAACGACTTCATCTATGAAGGCCGGGTGCGCAAGGTGATCGTGCAGGCCGAGGGCGCCGACCGCCGCCTGCCGGACGACCTGACCAAGCTGCGCGTGCGCAACAGCAACGGCGACATGGTGGCGTTCGCGGCGTTCGCGACCTCCAAGTGGGTGATGGGCTCGCCGCGCCTGGAGCGCTACAACGGCATGCCGGCGGTCAAGCTGGCGGGCCAGGCCGCGCCGGGCCGCAGTACCGGCGAAGCCATGCGCGTGATGGAGGAGAACTTCGCCAAGCTGCCGCCGGGCTTCGGCTTCGAGTGGTCCGGACAGTCGTACGAAGAACGCCTGGCCGGCTCGCAGGAACCGATCCTGTACACGCTGTCGCTGATCATCGTGTTCCTGTGCCTGGCCGCGCTGTATGAGAGCTGGTCGATCCCGTTCTCGGTGCTGCTGGTGGTGCCGCTGGGCGTGCTCGGTGCGCTGCTGGGTGTGACGCTGCGCGGCATGCCCAACGACGTGTACTTCAAGGTGGGCCTGATCGCCACCATCGGCCTGTCGGCGAAGAACGCCATCCTGATCGTGGAATTCGCCAAGGACCTGCAGGCGCAGGGCAAGGGCCTGATCGAAGCCACGCTGGAAGCGGTGCACCTGCGCTTCCGCCCGATCCTGATGACGTCGATGGCGTTCATCCTGGGCGTGCTGCCGCTGGCGATCGCCACCGGCGCGGGCTCGGGCAGCCAGCGCGCCATCGGTACCGGCGTGATGGGCGGAATGATCACGGCCACGGTGCTGGCGATCTTCCTGGTGCCGGTGTTCTTCGTGGTGGTGCGCAAGCGCTTCAAGGGCAGTGCCCGCCAGCGCATGCTGGACCAGAAGTGGCACGACCCCCAAGAGGAAATCTGA
- a CDS encoding efflux transporter outer membrane subunit, translated as MTKTLTTLLLVAGVLTGCTLAPHYDRPAPPVADSFPTAPEGYATAEVKSGETRRAADIGWREFFRDPRLQALIATSLENNRDLRTAALRIEEARALYQVQRADLLPTVNANAGYTRARTSAAQAATALGQPGVTEIYEAGLGISSYELDFFGRVRSLSNAALAQYFATEEARRSAQISLVSEVAKAYLAERSYAEQYEIARDTLKARESTYGLARQRFEAGATSALDLRDNESLVAQARVAAAQLARQRAQAHNALEVLVGKPIGTIENLPEPMRLSDERIISDIPPGLPSDLLEQRPDIRQAEQLLLSANANIGAARAAFFPRITLTASGGTISPTFSGLFDAGTRAWSFAPQLVLPIFDFGRNISNLDLANVRKNIQVANYEKTIQTAFAEVADALVARGTLEDQVSGQEAVRNAEAARYELARLRFRSGVSSYLDELDAQRQLFTAEQALVQARQLRLNNAIDLYRSLGGGLQESSAVAQQGTAAGQGTVTQ; from the coding sequence ATGACCAAGACTCTGACCACACTGCTGCTGGTGGCCGGCGTTCTGACGGGGTGCACGCTGGCGCCCCACTATGACCGCCCTGCCCCGCCGGTGGCAGACAGCTTCCCGACGGCGCCCGAAGGCTATGCCACCGCCGAGGTGAAGAGCGGCGAAACCCGCCGCGCCGCCGACATCGGCTGGCGCGAGTTCTTCCGCGACCCGCGCCTGCAGGCGCTGATCGCGACCTCGCTGGAAAACAACCGCGACCTGCGCACCGCGGCGCTGCGCATCGAGGAAGCGCGCGCGCTGTACCAGGTGCAGCGCGCCGACCTGCTGCCCACGGTCAACGCCAACGCCGGCTACACCCGCGCCCGCACCTCGGCCGCGCAGGCGGCCACGGCGCTGGGCCAGCCCGGCGTGACCGAGATCTACGAAGCGGGCCTGGGGATCTCGTCGTACGAGCTCGATTTCTTCGGGCGCGTGCGCAGCCTGTCCAATGCCGCGCTGGCGCAGTACTTCGCCACCGAAGAGGCGCGTCGCTCGGCGCAGATCTCGCTGGTGTCGGAAGTGGCCAAGGCCTACCTGGCCGAACGTTCCTACGCCGAGCAGTACGAGATTGCCCGCGACACGCTGAAGGCGCGCGAAAGCACCTATGGCCTGGCCAGGCAGCGTTTCGAGGCGGGCGCCACCTCGGCACTGGACCTGCGCGACAACGAGTCGCTGGTGGCCCAGGCCCGCGTCGCCGCGGCGCAGTTGGCGCGCCAGCGCGCGCAGGCGCACAACGCGCTCGAGGTGCTGGTGGGCAAGCCCATCGGCACCATCGAGAACCTGCCCGAGCCGATGCGCCTGTCGGACGAGCGCATCATCAGCGATATCCCGCCGGGGCTGCCGTCGGACCTGCTCGAGCAGCGTCCCGATATCCGCCAGGCCGAGCAGCTGCTGCTGTCGGCCAACGCCAATATCGGCGCGGCGCGCGCGGCGTTCTTCCCGCGCATCACGCTGACCGCCAGCGGCGGCACCATCAGCCCGACGTTCTCGGGGCTGTTCGATGCCGGCACACGCGCGTGGTCGTTCGCGCCGCAGCTGGTGCTGCCGATCTTCGACTTTGGCCGCAATATTTCCAACCTGGACCTGGCCAACGTGCGCAAGAACATCCAGGTCGCCAACTACGAGAAGACCATCCAGACGGCCTTCGCGGAAGTGGCCGACGCGCTGGTGGCGCGCGGCACGCTGGAAGACCAGGTGTCCGGACAGGAAGCGGTGCGCAACGCCGAAGCCGCGCGCTACGAGCTGGCGCGGCTGCGCTTCCGCAGCGGCGTGTCGAGCTACCTGGATGAGCTCGATGCACAGCGCCAGCTGTTCACCGCGGAGCAGGCGCTGGTGCAGGCGCGGCAACTGCGGCTGAACAATGCGATCGATCTGTACCGGTCGCTGGGCGGCGGGTTGCAGGAGAGCAGTGCGGTGGCGCAGCAGGGTACGGCGGCCGGGCAAGGAACGGTGACGCAGTAA
- a CDS encoding OmpW family protein, with protein sequence MKTLHLTLALVLAALASIALPAHAQKKGDNVVSAGWFHIRTHGQSDPLTTSLLDVPINYPLGLPSSFTAPGSSISSSNANTLGLTFSHFVTDHIAITAVGGIPPEFKLYGHGELIPPGPAGALGRQSLGDPSLNPIITKARQWSPAAMVQYHFLEPGTRFRPFLGLGVSYNFFTNIEVNPAFASSVNNNLGAILAAGAGIPGPTSVSADASSSWAPVFNIGGTYNFDEHWGLTAAVTYIPLKTTSTMTIKAANGTVLSTSKTKLEPNPLVFFLAASYKF encoded by the coding sequence ATGAAGACCTTGCACCTGACGCTTGCGCTGGTGCTGGCCGCGCTGGCCAGCATCGCCCTGCCTGCCCACGCCCAGAAGAAGGGCGACAACGTGGTCTCGGCCGGCTGGTTCCATATCCGGACCCACGGCCAGAGCGACCCGCTCACCACCTCGCTGCTGGACGTGCCGATCAACTATCCGCTCGGGCTGCCGTCCAGCTTCACCGCGCCGGGCAGCAGCATCTCTTCGTCCAACGCCAATACGCTGGGGCTGACCTTCAGCCACTTCGTCACAGACCATATCGCCATCACCGCGGTGGGCGGCATCCCGCCCGAGTTCAAGCTCTATGGCCACGGCGAACTGATCCCGCCCGGACCGGCCGGCGCGCTCGGCCGCCAGAGCCTGGGCGACCCGTCGCTGAACCCGATCATTACCAAGGCGCGCCAGTGGAGCCCGGCGGCGATGGTGCAGTACCACTTCCTGGAGCCGGGCACGCGCTTCCGGCCGTTCCTGGGGCTCGGGGTCTCGTACAACTTCTTTACCAACATCGAAGTCAATCCGGCCTTCGCCAGCTCGGTCAACAACAACCTCGGCGCCATCCTGGCGGCGGGCGCGGGCATTCCGGGACCGACTTCGGTCAGCGCCGATGCGTCGTCGTCGTGGGCACCGGTGTTCAATATCGGCGGCACCTATAACTTCGACGAACACTGGGGGCTGACGGCGGCGGTGACCTACATTCCGCTCAAGACGACGTCGACGATGACGATCAAGGCGGCCAACGGCACGGTGCTGTCGACTTCGAAGACGAAGCTGGAGCCGAATCCGCTGGTGTTCTTTTTGGCGGCTTCGTACAAGTTCTGA
- a CDS encoding DUF2957 domain-containing protein, which yields MQPNRTILPRPSTVPARALAVAATAMLAACGGGGGGDDAPATPTAAQTRLCPATLDYNTTFTGGTGSGELVKVQIDTTQKTWQVTFLDSSVPRQTGTVQPTRSDPTNGLNVMRGTLKAETGLPTEKLNQCAFELSGASLDPNRPAKLFVGEGVAGGTIPGARIQFNGVLGAGAVPDTTFPYFQFIGFAQTETDLSKIAGQYHGLGFHEVPSKQFQLVAQDYRMALAADGSFTVCDNATNSCERKGNNFVPQPSGALLSTNYKAESQPPTLGSTLGKAYLIVGKLRGQLVPIMIRVGYANDSLANGPLGADDEIGIGMMAPAVAVTEGTVNGEYVGVDSNFNYRVTALVGAAATMMDPFRPSDASLAIPYRLDFSQQVPGVVRTSRREAPAGSAPTGKLMFTGGVFGFLEQRDNGPYFTVGAFVQ from the coding sequence ATGCAGCCCAATCGAACGATCCTGCCGCGCCCATCGACCGTGCCGGCGCGCGCGCTGGCCGTGGCCGCCACCGCCATGCTTGCCGCCTGCGGCGGTGGCGGCGGCGGCGACGACGCCCCGGCCACGCCGACGGCCGCGCAGACGCGCCTATGCCCGGCCACGCTGGACTACAACACCACCTTCACCGGCGGCACCGGCTCCGGCGAACTGGTCAAGGTGCAGATCGACACCACCCAGAAGACCTGGCAGGTGACCTTCCTCGATTCGTCGGTGCCGCGCCAGACCGGCACCGTCCAGCCCACGCGCAGCGACCCCACCAACGGCCTCAACGTGATGCGCGGCACGCTCAAGGCCGAGACCGGCCTGCCCACCGAGAAGCTGAACCAGTGCGCGTTCGAGCTGAGCGGCGCCAGCCTCGATCCCAACCGTCCGGCCAAGCTGTTCGTCGGCGAAGGCGTCGCGGGCGGCACCATCCCGGGTGCGCGGATCCAGTTCAACGGCGTGCTCGGCGCCGGCGCGGTGCCCGATACCACCTTCCCGTACTTCCAGTTCATCGGCTTCGCGCAGACTGAGACCGACCTGTCGAAGATCGCCGGGCAATACCACGGCTTGGGCTTCCACGAGGTGCCGTCCAAGCAGTTCCAGCTGGTGGCGCAGGACTACCGCATGGCGCTCGCCGCCGACGGCTCGTTCACGGTCTGCGACAACGCTACCAACAGCTGCGAGCGCAAGGGCAACAACTTCGTGCCGCAGCCCAGCGGCGCACTGCTGTCGACCAACTACAAGGCCGAGAGCCAGCCGCCCACGCTGGGCAGCACGCTCGGCAAGGCCTACCTGATCGTCGGCAAGCTGCGCGGCCAGCTGGTGCCGATCATGATCCGCGTGGGCTATGCCAACGACTCGCTCGCCAACGGGCCGCTGGGCGCCGACGACGAGATCGGCATCGGCATGATGGCGCCCGCGGTGGCGGTCACCGAGGGCACGGTCAATGGCGAATACGTCGGCGTCGACAGCAACTTCAACTACCGCGTGACCGCGCTGGTCGGCGCCGCCGCGACCATGATGGATCCGTTCCGGCCGTCCGATGCGTCGCTGGCGATCCCGTACCGGCTCGACTTCTCGCAGCAGGTGCCGGGCGTGGTCCGCACCTCGCGCCGCGAGGCACCGGCGGGCTCGGCGCCGACCGGCAAGCTGATGTTCACCGGCGGCGTGTTCGGCTTCCTCGAGCAGCGCGACAACGGCCCGTACTTCACCGTCGGCGCGTTCGTGCAATAA
- a CDS encoding DUF2957 domain-containing protein: MTMSRLFRRTLAVTGVSITAALAGCGGGGGGDDDAPRAGTQAPPQCADTGTCPAQGPVTIGGPPGSLCPAALDYGTTFTGGSGAGELVKLRFDTAARTYQLEIIESPVPKQPGSVSPTRAGVTFTGTFANLTSLPTAEQNRCAVALQTATASDGVSQATIDSARPPVIFLGNGVAGGGIPGATISYGGVLGLGAIPATTFPFYPVLAFAQTETDFTRVAGTYNLLGYHQVPSGGALTASSHFTPATAQTTETLHADGSCTAAAGSCLSTGNNWKLRSADGAFESSNADGSRRYPSFQSQAITANNASRAKGLMVVGKLNGALVPLLVRTGYAQISLLPLTVNVDDESGLALMAPATTVASGQLDGGYIGSGSDFAYTASLVKGARVDLLDPMTMNQTGGFQLDFTQTAAGMVTTTDNSGTTGALIASGRVFSHLSGTGGANPTFRVGVLAAP; this comes from the coding sequence ATGACCATGTCGAGGCTTTTTCGCAGGACTTTGGCAGTGACAGGGGTGAGTATTACTGCGGCGCTGGCCGGCTGCGGCGGCGGGGGCGGCGGCGATGACGACGCGCCGCGCGCCGGCACGCAGGCGCCGCCGCAATGCGCGGACACCGGCACGTGCCCGGCGCAGGGGCCGGTCACCATCGGCGGCCCGCCCGGATCGCTGTGCCCGGCGGCACTGGACTACGGCACCACCTTTACCGGCGGCTCCGGCGCGGGCGAGCTCGTCAAGCTGCGCTTCGATACCGCGGCGCGCACGTACCAGCTCGAGATCATCGAATCCCCCGTGCCGAAGCAGCCCGGCAGCGTCAGCCCGACGCGCGCCGGCGTGACCTTCACCGGCACCTTCGCCAACCTGACCTCGCTGCCCACCGCCGAGCAGAACCGCTGCGCGGTGGCACTGCAGACCGCCACGGCATCGGACGGCGTCTCGCAGGCGACCATCGACAGCGCCAGGCCGCCGGTGATCTTCCTCGGCAACGGCGTTGCCGGCGGCGGCATCCCCGGCGCCACCATCTCCTATGGGGGCGTGCTCGGCCTCGGTGCGATCCCGGCCACCACGTTCCCGTTCTATCCGGTGCTGGCGTTTGCGCAAACCGAGACCGACTTCACCAGGGTGGCCGGCACCTACAACCTGCTGGGCTACCACCAGGTGCCGTCCGGCGGCGCGCTGACCGCGTCGAGCCACTTCACGCCCGCCACCGCGCAGACCACCGAGACGCTGCACGCCGACGGCAGCTGCACCGCCGCGGCCGGCAGCTGCCTCAGCACCGGCAACAACTGGAAGCTGCGCAGCGCCGACGGCGCGTTCGAGAGCAGCAATGCCGACGGCAGCCGGCGTTATCCGTCGTTCCAGAGCCAGGCCATCACCGCCAACAACGCCAGCCGCGCCAAGGGCCTGATGGTGGTGGGCAAGCTCAACGGCGCGCTGGTGCCGCTGCTGGTGCGCACCGGCTATGCGCAGATCTCGCTGCTGCCGCTGACGGTCAATGTCGACGATGAATCGGGGCTGGCACTGATGGCGCCGGCCACCACCGTCGCCAGCGGCCAGCTCGATGGCGGCTATATCGGCTCGGGCAGCGACTTTGCCTACACGGCGTCGCTGGTCAAGGGCGCGCGCGTCGACCTGCTCGACCCGATGACGATGAACCAGACCGGCGGCTTCCAGCTCGACTTCACGCAGACCGCAGCGGGCATGGTCACCACCACTGACAACAGCGGCACCACCGGCGCGCTGATCGCCAGCGGCCGCGTGTTCAGCCACCTGTCGGGCACCGGCGGCGCGAACCCGACCTTCCGCGTCGGCGTGCTGGCGGCCCCCTGA
- a CDS encoding DUF1571 domain-containing protein, with amino-acid sequence MSIRASIKSSIKPRHLAVAAAAAAAVIGLLAAPLAYPPVAMAQPASAAAATGTAYDGLPSAQQAALFSRQVASGELARLSDAQVLAVFQALQPDALLKWARAEMNRYPEYEYWMSRQERLNGQWQEQPAKMQIRYRHAPRQLYAKWLPGGAQAGQEILYDETRRKDEMYGHLGGVLGFTSMWIALDGSLARSQSNHTVRDLGFQYVLSMLERDAKSLRAAGLSEKYGKAEIVQEQGVRMVALTWDLPAGAPQYYAKRVQLMLDLKHPYIRVETAWDADGNMVEKIVFDKLVRKTFEAAVFDPANPEYRF; translated from the coding sequence GTGTCAATCCGAGCATCAATCAAGTCATCGATCAAACCGCGCCACCTTGCCGTCGCCGCGGCCGCCGCGGCCGCCGTGATCGGCCTGCTGGCCGCGCCGCTGGCGTATCCGCCCGTGGCCATGGCCCAGCCTGCCAGCGCCGCCGCCGCGACAGGCACGGCCTATGACGGCCTGCCCTCGGCGCAGCAGGCCGCGCTGTTCTCGCGCCAGGTCGCCAGCGGCGAGCTCGCGCGCCTGTCCGATGCACAGGTGCTGGCCGTGTTCCAGGCGCTGCAGCCCGATGCGCTGCTGAAATGGGCACGCGCCGAGATGAACCGCTATCCCGAATACGAATACTGGATGTCGCGCCAGGAACGGCTCAACGGCCAGTGGCAGGAACAGCCCGCGAAGATGCAGATCCGCTACCGGCACGCGCCGCGCCAGCTCTATGCCAAATGGCTGCCTGGCGGCGCGCAGGCGGGCCAGGAAATCCTCTATGACGAGACCCGCCGCAAGGACGAGATGTACGGCCACCTGGGCGGCGTGCTGGGCTTCACCTCGATGTGGATCGCGCTCGATGGTTCGCTGGCGCGTTCGCAGTCCAACCACACCGTGCGCGACCTGGGCTTCCAGTACGTGCTGTCGATGCTCGAGCGCGACGCGAAATCGCTGCGCGCCGCCGGCCTGTCGGAAAAATACGGCAAGGCCGAGATCGTGCAGGAGCAGGGCGTGCGCATGGTGGCGCTGACCTGGGACCTGCCGGCCGGCGCGCCGCAGTACTACGCCAAGCGGGTGCAGCTGATGCTGGACCTTAAGCATCCGTATATCCGCGTGGAAACCGCGTGGGATGCCGACGGCAACATGGTCGAGAAGATCGTGTTCGACAAGCTGGTGCGCAAGACCTTCGAGGCCGCGGTGTTCGACCCGGCCAATCCCGAGTATCGCTTCTGA
- a CDS encoding TetR/AcrR family transcriptional regulator translates to MKTGKSSAGDTKARILDATEKLFTEVGYEATSLRQVTSRAIVNLAAVNYHFRSKDIMMHAVLSRRLDPLNARRLALLDACEARWPGHAIRCEHVMGALFVPALQMARDPAVGGPSFLRLLGRVYSDTSPFIQQYLLEHYAPVYGRFFDAFARAIPALPRQELGWRLQFALKALAGVLAGEELASLLPAFTQGRQMSDAHVLAQLTAMVEAVLNVAQPGAEQLAALQSVFELGEEPQHSGQRDSRPADDPDASVAAIAASMGDAASHAAAALGKARTSARIVRNAGTKRAAVTSVPVRAREHTVSFPSNPLDDWMRMRTRT, encoded by the coding sequence ATGAAGACCGGCAAAAGCTCGGCAGGAGACACCAAGGCCCGGATTCTCGACGCCACGGAAAAGCTGTTCACCGAGGTCGGCTACGAAGCCACCTCGCTCAGGCAGGTCACGTCGCGCGCCATCGTCAACCTGGCCGCCGTGAACTACCACTTCCGCAGCAAGGACATCATGATGCACGCCGTGCTGAGCCGGCGCCTGGACCCGCTCAACGCGCGGCGCCTGGCGCTGCTCGATGCGTGCGAGGCGCGCTGGCCCGGCCACGCCATCCGCTGCGAGCACGTGATGGGCGCGCTGTTCGTGCCCGCGCTGCAGATGGCGCGCGACCCGGCGGTGGGCGGGCCGTCGTTCCTGCGGCTGCTGGGACGCGTGTATTCGGATACCTCGCCCTTTATCCAGCAATACCTGCTGGAGCACTACGCGCCGGTGTACGGCCGCTTCTTCGATGCCTTCGCGCGCGCCATCCCGGCGCTGCCGCGGCAGGAGCTGGGCTGGCGCCTGCAGTTCGCGCTCAAGGCGCTGGCCGGCGTGCTCGCCGGCGAGGAACTGGCCAGCCTGCTGCCCGCCTTCACGCAGGGCCGGCAGATGAGCGATGCGCACGTGCTGGCCCAGCTCACCGCGATGGTCGAGGCCGTGCTGAACGTGGCGCAGCCCGGTGCGGAGCAGCTCGCGGCGCTGCAGTCGGTGTTCGAGCTGGGTGAGGAACCACAGCACAGCGGGCAGCGCGACAGCCGTCCCGCCGATGACCCGGATGCCAGCGTGGCCGCGATCGCGGCCAGCATGGGCGACGCGGCCAGCCATGCCGCCGCCGCCCTCGGCAAGGCCCGCACCAGCGCCCGCATCGTGCGCAATGCGGGCACCAAGCGTGCCGCCGTGACCAGCGTGCCGGTGCGCGCGCGCGAGCACACCGTGAGCTTTCCCAGCAACCCGCTGGATGACTGGATGCGAATGCGCACCCGGACCTAG